Within Pseudomonas cichorii, the genomic segment ACAGATTATCAGCAACGCAAGTTACTCCGCGAGAAATCAAAGATGTAACCAACGATTGCTGAGCCAAGTTTAGGGTTTTCTCAAAACCCAACGATGTTTGAACTGAAGAGTTTGATCATGGCTCAGATTGAACGCTGGCGGCAGGCCTAACACATGCAAGTCGGGCGGCAGCACAGGTACTTGTACCGGGTGGCGAGCGGCGGACGGGTGAGTAATGCCTAGGAATCTGCCTGGTAGTGGGGGATAACGCTCGGAAACGGACGCTAATACCGCATACGTCCTACGGGAGAAAGCAGGGGACCTTCGGGCCTTGCGCTATCAGATGAGCCTAGGTCGGATTAGCTAGTTGGTGAGGTAAAGGCTCACCAAGGCGACGATCCGTAACTGGTCTGAGAGGATGATCAGTCACACTGGAACTGAGACACGGTCCAGACTCCTACGGGAGGCAGCAGTGGGGAATATTGGACAATGGGCGAAAGCCTGATCCAGCCATGCCGCGTGTGTGAAGAAGGTCTTCGGATTGTAAAGCACTTTAAGTTGGGAGGAAGGGTCGTTACCTAATACGTGACGATTTTGACGTTACCGACAGAATAAGCACCGGCTAACTCTGTGCCAGCAGCCGCGGTAATACAGAGGGTGCAAGCGTTAATCGGAATTACTGGGCGTAAAGCGCGCGTAGGTGGTTCGTTAAGTTGGATGTGAAATCCCCGGGCTCAACCTGGGAACTGCATCCAAAACTGGCGAGCTAGAGTAGGGCAGAGGGTGGTGGAATTTCCTGTGTAGCGGTGAAATGCGTAGATATAGGAAGGAACACCAGTGGCGAAGGCGACCACCTGGGCTCATACTGACACTGAGGTGCGAAAGCGTGGGGAGCAAACAGGATTAGATACCCTGGTAGTCCACGCCGTAAACGATGTCAACTAGCCGTTGGAATCCTTGAGATTTTAGTGGCGCAGCTAACGCATTAAGTTGACCGCCTGGGGAGTACGGCCGCAAGGTTAAAACTCAAATGAATTGACGGGGGCCCGCACAAGCGGTGGAGCATGTGGTTTAATTCGAAGCAACGCGAAGAACCTTACCAGGCCTTGACATCCAGTGAACTTACCAGAGATGGTTTGGTGCCTTAGGGAACACTGAGACAGGTGCTGCATGGCTGTCGTCAGCTCGTGTCGTGAGATGTTGGGTTAAGTCCCGTAACGAGCGCAACCCTTGTCCTTAGTTACCAGCACGTGATGGTGGGCACTCTAAGGAGACTGCCGGTGACAAACCGGAGGAAGGTGGGGATGACGTCAAGTCATCATGGCCCTTACGGCCTGGGCTACACACGTGCTACAATGGTCGGTACAGAGGGTTGCCAAGCCGCGAGGTGGAGCTAATCTCACAAAACCGATCGTAGTCCGGATCGCAGTCTGCAACTCGACTGCGTGAAGTCGGAATCGCTAGTAATCGCGAATCAGAATGTCGCGGTGAATACGTTCCCGGGCCTTGTACACACCGCCCGTCACACCATGGGAGTGGGTTGCACCAGAAGTAGCTAGTCTAACCTTCGGGGGGACGGTTACCACGGTGTGATTCATGACTGGGGTGAAGTCGTAACAAGGTAGCCGTAGGGGAACCTGCGGCTGGATCACCTCCTTAATCGACGACTCAGCTTCACCATAAGCTCCCACACGAATTGCTTGATTCATTGAAGAAGACGATTGGGTCTGTAGCTCAGTTGGTTAGAGCGCACCCCTGATAAGGGTGAGGTCGGCAGTTCGAATCTGCCCAGACCCACCAATTGTTTGGGGCCATAGCTCAGCTGGGAGAGCGCCTGCCTTGCACGCAGGAGGTCAGCGGTTCGATCCCGCTTGGCTCCACCACCTCATGTCAAAGCTTAGAAATGAGCATTCCACCGAAACGGTGCGTGAATGTTGATTTCTGATCTTTATCAGAATCGTTCTTTAAAAATTTGGGTATGTAATAGAAAGTTAGACTGGACCGCACTTTCACTGGTGTGTGTTCAGGCTAAGGTAAAATTTGTGAGTGAATTGCAAATTTTCGGCGAATGTCGTCTTCACAGTATAACCAGATTGCTTGGGGTTATATGGTCAAGTGAAGAAGCGCATACGGTGGATGCCTTGGCAGTCAGAGGCGATGAAAGACGTGGTAGCCTGCGAAAAGCTTCGGGGAGTCGGCAAACAGACTGTGATCCGGAGATGTCTGAATGGGGGAACCCAGCTGTCATAAGACAGTTATCTTGTACTGAATACATAGGTGCAAGAAGCGAACCAGGGGAACTGAAACATCTAAGTACCCTGAGGAAAAGAAATCAACCGAGATTCCCTTAGTAGTGGCGAGCGAACGGGGACCAGCCCTTAAGTGGCTTTGAGATTAGCGGAACGCTCTGGAAAGTGCGGCCATAGTGGGTGATAGCCCTGTACGCGAAAATCTCTTGGTCATGAAATCGAGTAGGACGGGGCACGAGAAACCTTGTCTGAACATGGGGGGACCATCCTCCAAGGCTAAATACTACTGACTGACCGATAGTGAACCAGTACCGTGAGGGAAAGGCGAAAAGAACCCCGGAGAGGGGAGTGAAATAGATCCTGAAACCGTATGCGTACAAGCAGTGGGAGCCCACATTGTTGGGTGACTGCGTACCTTTTGTATAATGGGTCAGCGACTTATATTCAGTGGCAAGCTTAACCGAATAGGGGAGGCGTAGCGAAAGCGAGTCTTAATAGGGCGTTTAGTCGCTGGGTATAGACCCGAAACCGGGCGATCTATCCATGGGCAGGTTGAAGGTTAGGTAACACTGACTGGAGGACCGAACCGACTACCGTTGAAAAGTTAGCGGATGACCTGTGGATCGGAGTGAAAGGCTAATCAAGCTCGGAGATAGCTGGTTCTCCTCGAAAGCTATTTAGGTAGCGCCTCATGTATCACTGTAGGGGGTAGAGCACTGTTTCGGCTAGGGGGTCATCCCGACTTACCAAACCGATGCAAACTCCGAATACCTACAAGTGCCGAGCATGGGAGACACACGGCGGGTGCTAACGTCCGTCGTGAAAAGGGAAACAACCCAGACCGTCAGCTAAGGTCCCAAAGTCATGGTTAAGTGGGAAACGATGTGGGAAGGCTTAGACAGCTAGGAGGTTGGCTTAGAAGCAGCCACCCTTTAAAGAAAGCGTAATAGCTCACTAGTCGAGTCGGCCTGCGCGGAAGATGTAACGGGGCTCAAACCATGCACCGAAGCTACGGGTATCACCTTCTGGTGATGCGGTAGAGGAGCGTTCTGTAAGCCTGTGAAGGTGAGTTGAGAAGCTTGCTGGAGGTATCAGAAGTGCGAATGCTGACATGAGTAACGACAATGGGTGTGAAAAACACCCACGCCGAAAGACCAAGGTTTCCTGCGCAACGTTAATCGACGCAGGGTTAGTCGGTCCCTAAGGCGAGGCTGAAAAGCGTAGTCGATGGAAAACAGGTTAATATTCCTGTACTTCTGGTTATTGCGATGGAGGGACGGAGAAGGCTAGGCCAGCTTGGCGTTGGTTGTCCAAGTTTAAGGTGGTAGGCTGAGATCTTAGGTAAATCCGGGATCTTAAGGCCGAGAGCTGATGACGAGTGTTCCTAGAACACGAAGTGGTTGATGCCATGCTTCCAAGAAAAGCTTCTAAGCTTCAGGTAACCAGGAACCGTACCCCAAACCGACACAGGTGGTTGGGTAGAGAATACCAAGGCGCTTGAGAGAACTCGGGTGAAGGAACTAGGCAAAATGGCACCGTAACTTCGGGAGAAGGTGCGCCGGTGAGGGTGAAGGACTTGCTCCGTAAGCTCATGCCGGTCGAAGATACCAGGCCGCTGCGACTGTTTATTAAAAACACAGCACTCTGCAAACACGAAAGTGGACGTATAGGGTGTGACGCCTGCCCGGTGCCGGAAGGTTAATTGATGGGGTTAGCGCAAGCGAAGCTCTTGATCGAAGCCCCGGTAAACGGCGGCCGTAACTATAACGGTCCTAAGGTAGCGAAATTCCTTGTCGGGTAAGTTCCGACCTGCACGAATGGCGTAACGATGGCGGCGCTGTCTCCACCCGAGACTCAGTGAAATTGAAATCGCTGTGAAGATGCAGTGTATCCGCGGCTAGACGGAAAGACCCCGTGAACCTTTACTATAGCTTTGCACTGGACTTTGAATTTGCTTGTGTAGGATAGGTGGGAGGCTTTGAAGCGTGGACGCCAGTCTGCGTGGAGCCATCCTTGAAATACCACCCTGGCAACTTTGAGGTTCTAACTCAGGTCCGTTATCCGGATCGAGGACAGTGTATGGTGGGTAGTTTGACTGGGGCGGTCTCCTCCTAAAGAGTAACGGAGGAGTACGAAGGTGCGCTCAGACCGGTCGGAAATCGGTCGTAGAGTATAAAGGCAAAAGCGCGCTTGACTGCGAGACAGACACGTCGAGCAGGTACGAAAGTAGGTCTTAGTGATCCGGTGGTTCTGTATGGAAGGGCCATCGCTCAACGGATAAAAGGTACTCCGGGGATAACAGGCTGATACCGCCCAAGAGTTCATATCGACGGCGGTGTTTGGCACCTCGATGTCGGCTCATCACATCCTGGGGCTGAAGCCGGTCCCAAGGGTATGGCTGTTCGCCATTTAAAGTGGTACGCGAGCTGGGTTTAGAACGTCGTGAGACAGTTCGGTCCCTATCTGCCGTGGACGTTTGAGATTTGAGAGGGGCTGCTCCTAGTACGAGAGGACCGGAGTGGACGAACCTCTGGTGTTCCGGTTGTCACGCCAGTGGCATTGCCGGGTAGCTATGTTCGGAAAAGATAACCGCTGAAAGCATCTAAGCGGGAAACTTGCCTCAAGATGAGATCTCACTGGAACCTTGAGTTCCCTGAAGGGCCGTCGAAGACTACGACGTTGATAGGTGGGGTGTGTAAGTGCTGTGAGGCATTGAGCTAACCCATACTAATTGCCCGTGAGGCTTGACCATATAACACCCAAGCAATCTGCGAAGAGCGGATTGCGGTGTAGTGAAGATGACGAACCGAAAGTTTGCGCCACACACAGATTACCGAAACACCTCTATTACACACCCATTCGCGGGTACGTACCCAAGTACGCACCGGCTACCGAATTTCTTGACGACCATAGAGCATTGGAACCACCTGATCCCATCCCGAACTCAGCAGTGAAACGATGCATCGCCGATGGTAGTGTGGGGTTTCCCCATGTGAGAGTAGGTCATCGTCAAGATTCAAATTCAGAACCCCCATCTGCGAACGCAGGTGGGGGTTTTGTCTTTCTGGTCTTCGACCAAGGACGAAACAGTGGGGGCGGCTTGCCAGCGACAGAACCTAAGAAGCCGGAATCGAAGTCCGCGTCTGGCGAATGTCGCGTGAAGGTGGCGCGCCGAAGTGTCGGGCGTACTCGCGGCTGAATTGTGAAACGCTTTCATATCCCACTCGCAATGCCGCTGTATTGGCGTCCAGCCGCTCCGTCAGCATCAGGCTACGTGCTGCATGCAGGCGCAGTGTCTTCTGATACTGCAATGGGCTGGTGCCGGTGAGCTGGCGGAAGTTATGGTGCAGGGTCGAGCCAGCCATACCCGCAATTTCAGCGAGTTCGGCTATGCGCAACGGTTTGGCATAGTTGCGCTTGAGCCAGTCAATGACCCTCACGATTCCCCGTGAGCGATACCCTTCCCGTACGATCCAGCGCAGCCAGCCTCCAGCTTCACTGAGAAGCAGCCGCAGACAGACCTCTCGCTTGACCAGCTCTGCCATGAGCGGAATCTCCTGAGGACGATCCAGCAAGCCCACCAGGCGGTTGAATACATCGATCAACTCATCCGATGCTTGTCCGGCGGCGTAGCAACGAGTCGGATGGGTGCTGCTCTCGACCACAGGCACGCTCTGAACAACATCGTGCAGAATCGCCATATCGAGTTTCAATACCACTGAGAGGTAAGGGCGCTCGGCACTGGCCTGGATGACTTTTGCGGTGGTGGGGATATCAATCGAGGTGACGAAAAAGCCGCCTGGCTCTGACAACAATTCGTCATGGCCGAATACGGTGTGCTTGGTGCCCTGAACAATCAGCGCCATGCAGGGTTCGTAGACGCAATAGGTCGGTAATCCAGGAGCCTCCATGCGGTAGAAGGTCAGGCCGTGAATGGCACTGTGGTGAGCCTCTCTACCGGCAGTATGGGCAAGCAACCGCGAAGTAAGCCGCTTTAGACCATCGCCTTCCCGAACGGGACTGAGGGCCGACAACGCCAACGATTGATTCATGAACGTAACCCTGCAAAGACCGAGGATTGCAGTGTGCGTAGAAGATGTCATCTGCTCAAGTGGGTCGGCAGGATTGTGCAAAAAGAGCATCGGATTGTGATCACGTCCCTCAAAACCGCTCGTCTATCTTGGGGTTCTCCCTGGTGTCCCCCCACGATATTGAGCAAGGAATCTGTGATGGATCGGCGTGATTTTCTCAGGCTTTCGGCAGGCGGCGCACTGGCGGCCACATGGCTGCCCATGGTGGGTAATGCCCAGACATTGACCAGCGTGCCAGTGGGTGAGCGCGGCAGCGTGCTGCCGACTCGTGGCAATGTGGTGCGCACAGCGCTGCAGACAAACCCGGCCCGGCACAACCTTCGTTACATGACGCCTTACCGCTTCGGCATGGGTGGGACGCAAATCGGTAATATCTTTGCCCCCATCAGCGATGAGCAGGCGGCAGCTGTCTTGCAATCGGCTTGGGATTCGGGCGTGCGGCTGTTTGATACATCGCCCTTCTATGGATTCGGCCTCAGCGAATATCGCCTCGGACGTTTCCTGCATAACCGCAACCCGGATGACTATGTCATTTCCACCAAAGTCGGGCGCGTCTTCAAGGCAGCAGGCAAGCCTCGTGGCGATAGCTCGATCTGGACGTCCCCGGCACCTTTTGAATACCGCTATGACTACACCGCTGCCGGAGCCAGGCGCTCTGTCGAGGACAGCCTGCAAAGGCTCGGCCTGGCGCGTATAGACGTGGTTTACATCCACGACCTGTCGCCGGACAACACGGAGTTGCAGGGTGGCTGGGAAGCGGCCTATGAAGTTGCCCGCACGGGAGCCATGCGAGAGCTGGAAAAAATGCGCGAAGAGGGGCTTATCAAAGCCTGGGGATTCGGAATCAACCGGCCTGACGCCGCTGTTCGTGCTGTAGAGCATGACGACCCTACGCCGGACATCGTCTTGCTGGCTTGCCAGTATTCCATTGTCGATCACGAACAGGCGCTTGACCGGACTCTGCCCGCATTGGCCAAAAAAGGCACAAGCGTGGTTGTCGGAACTCCGCTCAATGACGGATTCCTGGGAGGCGGTCGGCGTTTCAACTTTTCGACCGAATTGCCGCCCCTTGCTGTCGAACGTCGCACCAGACTGGCTGCCATAGCCGGTCGTCATGGCATCGACATGCGTACCGCCGCCTTGCAGTTTGCTGCCGCGCACCCGCTGGTGTCTGCCATCGTGCCCGGGTCACGCGTACCGGGACAGATCGCCAGTAATGCCCAGTCCATGAAAGTCGCCATCCCGGCTGACTTCTGGGCCGAACTCAAGCAGGAGCGCCTTATCGCCGGGCATGCTCCGGTTCCGAGCTGATGCGAATGTGATCCGCGCGCCGATGCTTCGCCATTCACTGTGCTGTGTTTATTAAATCTGGAGAGGCCTCATGCGAGACATCGCCCCCATCTATCGTCGTGATGCGTTGAAGTTGCTTGGAGCCGGTGCTGTCGCCTCGCTGGCGGGAACATTGTTGCCGTCGTCACTGGCCAGTGCAGCCACACCTGCTGCGGCCTTGCCCCCTGGCTTGATTACACGGCGCATACCCAGTAGCGCAGAGCTGTTACCCGCCATTGGTCTGGGCACCTTCCTGACGTTTGACGTTATTGCCGGTGAGCAACGCGAATTTGTCCGCCAAGTGTTGCAGGCATCCTGGGAAAAGGGCGTGCGCGTTATTGATACCTCGCCGTTGTATGGCACCGGGGAAGTCAGTGTGGGGGATTACGCCACAGCACTGGGGATCGGTGAACAGATTTTCATCGCCAACAAAATCTGGTCGACGGGGGACTTCCTGGCTGATGAAAGCCATGCACTGGCCAGCCTGAAGCAATCGGAAAGCCGCCTCTGGCGAAAACGGATCGATCTGATGCAATGCCATAGCCTGGTGAACGTTGAGGTCATTGCGCCGTATCTGAATGCCTGGAAGAAGGAAGGGTTGATTCGCTACACCGGAGTCACCCATTACCTGAACGACTATCTACAGGCGCTGCAAGGATGGGTGGAGAAGGGCGGGCTGGATTTCGTTCAGGTGCAATATTCGATTTTCAACCGCGCCGCCGAACAGCGAGTGTTGCCCGCTGCTGCCGACAAGGGCGTGGCGGTGTTGACCAATATGCCGTTTGAGAAAGCGCGTCTGTTCAAGCTGGTTGAGGGGCAAGAAGTACCGGCTTTTGCACACGAAGCCGGCATTCGTAGCTGGTCGCATTATTTCCTCAAGTGGGTCATCTCGCATCCGGCAGTGACCTGTGCACTGCCGGCAACCAGCAATCCCGAGCATGCTCGCGAGAATGCCTTGGCGATGTATGGCGAGTTACCCGACAAGGCCCTGCGCGAGCGCATGGTGCGGCATATCGAAGGGCTGCCAGGGTTTGGCGAACTGGCCAGGATGGCGCCTTATCCCGGCAAGCGTTATCCGGGAGTCATTGCGCGGGCTCAAGGAGCGTTACGCACTCGTCTGAGCGACGGATAAGGCCAGGCAATACGGGGCGGTGACGCCTTCGCGTACGCAACGCCCCAAAACCCATAAGAATCGCCGCCCTTGTTTATTGCCTTACGGACGCAAGTCGAATCATGAATCACCTGTCCATTGCCAAAGAGGCCCTTATTGCCCAGGCTCAGGCTATCGGCCAGTTGGCAGACCGCCTGGACGGGGA encodes:
- a CDS encoding AraC family transcriptional regulator, producing MNQSLALSALSPVREGDGLKRLTSRLLAHTAGREAHHSAIHGLTFYRMEAPGLPTYCVYEPCMALIVQGTKHTVFGHDELLSEPGGFFVTSIDIPTTAKVIQASAERPYLSVVLKLDMAILHDVVQSVPVVESSTHPTRCYAAGQASDELIDVFNRLVGLLDRPQEIPLMAELVKREVCLRLLLSEAGGWLRWIVREGYRSRGIVRVIDWLKRNYAKPLRIAELAEIAGMAGSTLHHNFRQLTGTSPLQYQKTLRLHAARSLMLTERLDANTAALRVGYESVSQFSREYARHFGAPPSRDIRQTRTSIPAS
- a CDS encoding aldo/keto reductase, with the protein product MTPYRFGMGGTQIGNIFAPISDEQAAAVLQSAWDSGVRLFDTSPFYGFGLSEYRLGRFLHNRNPDDYVISTKVGRVFKAAGKPRGDSSIWTSPAPFEYRYDYTAAGARRSVEDSLQRLGLARIDVVYIHDLSPDNTELQGGWEAAYEVARTGAMRELEKMREEGLIKAWGFGINRPDAAVRAVEHDDPTPDIVLLACQYSIVDHEQALDRTLPALAKKGTSVVVGTPLNDGFLGGGRRFNFSTELPPLAVERRTRLAAIAGRHGIDMRTAALQFAAAHPLVSAIVPGSRVPGQIASNAQSMKVAIPADFWAELKQERLIAGHAPVPS
- a CDS encoding aldo/keto reductase, which gives rise to MRDIAPIYRRDALKLLGAGAVASLAGTLLPSSLASAATPAAALPPGLITRRIPSSAELLPAIGLGTFLTFDVIAGEQREFVRQVLQASWEKGVRVIDTSPLYGTGEVSVGDYATALGIGEQIFIANKIWSTGDFLADESHALASLKQSESRLWRKRIDLMQCHSLVNVEVIAPYLNAWKKEGLIRYTGVTHYLNDYLQALQGWVEKGGLDFVQVQYSIFNRAAEQRVLPAAADKGVAVLTNMPFEKARLFKLVEGQEVPAFAHEAGIRSWSHYFLKWVISHPAVTCALPATSNPEHARENALAMYGELPDKALRERMVRHIEGLPGFGELARMAPYPGKRYPGVIARAQGALRTRLSDG